A window of the Pseudobacteriovorax antillogorgiicola genome harbors these coding sequences:
- a CDS encoding TonB-dependent receptor domain-containing protein produces the protein MNFSRVFALLLLLAVPRALASVGEHGFLDVTVFEGGGPKQGFAIVIDNETKIKTSDLGASLTSLPVGDHILQIEFNDQSYRQAFKIVKDQPTVILINLEDGFQPDFSVEQPAEPKEEQDSLRISLDGPKTEFQGRILSSVDRQPIKGVRVYIRGLQESSVTDDEGRFKLDLPQGELSFSMVHPRFNTLSMDRVAVNGQSDVQTFAMSPTGIKLEEFVVTAPHIKGSMSSLMDDRRESSEVVDVIGAEQMKKAGDSDAASAIRRVTGLTLVDSKYPYIRGTGGRYVSTFLNGFNLPSPDPSKRVVPLDMFPTGILESINVVKTSSSEYSGEFGGGHIQLKTTSLPEEFFVKYSMSVSAAPGSNDGLSYDGGDRDWLGYDDGTRRLPGLLRVATKNDQKLTERSLANVDGFSPEEMQLIGRSLPNNYNVQEIELPVSRGMSLSMGDGYNLGGKWRFGWLASGIYGDEWETNVQRKAEYQAPEYKKDPYYESNQTERLVKIGATGSLGFDLGEHHQLRMFTSLLRRTSDETYFSEGNNENWDGEFRSYFLKWQEREMILRQYWGSHTMPFLGDLKLDWRYGVADAELYQPDTREYRYQINNDRWEFNTRKGGNKRNFSEMKDDNDEMGVDLTFPQKFGGFGLTLKTGYHKIERKRNGKTRRYGYDLAGTVSPQLLQQDLETIFAEDNIGRDGFVIKELTLGTDSYRGQQEVKATYGQLEFDFFDTVIISGGLRQEESSQFVKTFDLHAPNNQPALAALVNDHSLPSFNTTWKFSTDMQLRFAYSKSLARPDFRELSPAPYIDDETGDSIQGNEELETTVIDAYDTRWEWYGLANESVSFAVFYKNLEKPIEVSIVNGSEYLKYNNAEAATTYGAEVEWHKNLGFMGSWANNFKTGGNIAYMYSRVRLSEDQQGIQTNDDRPLQGQSPYAVNLYLFYDNLKTDTELGLLFNQMGPRIATVGQKPFDDVYEQPLPQLDFTVGQAFAENYKLSFKVKNILDADSKYKQEGRETAFKEKSREYSLGLSAKF, from the coding sequence ATGAATTTTAGTCGAGTATTCGCGCTGCTACTATTGCTAGCAGTGCCCCGTGCCCTTGCAAGCGTTGGAGAGCATGGTTTTTTAGATGTAACAGTTTTTGAAGGCGGTGGTCCGAAGCAAGGCTTCGCTATTGTCATTGATAATGAAACGAAGATTAAAACAAGCGATTTGGGTGCAAGCTTAACCAGCCTTCCAGTTGGTGACCATATCTTGCAAATCGAATTCAACGATCAATCCTACCGGCAAGCCTTTAAGATCGTTAAAGATCAACCAACTGTGATACTAATTAATCTGGAAGACGGATTCCAGCCAGATTTTTCGGTGGAGCAGCCTGCGGAACCTAAGGAGGAGCAAGATAGTCTCCGGATATCTCTAGACGGACCCAAAACGGAGTTTCAGGGTCGCATACTGTCCTCGGTCGATCGGCAGCCTATCAAAGGTGTGCGAGTTTACATACGAGGCCTGCAAGAGTCGTCTGTCACCGATGATGAGGGACGATTTAAGCTGGATCTACCGCAGGGGGAGTTGAGCTTTTCTATGGTCCATCCTCGCTTTAATACCCTTTCTATGGATCGGGTCGCAGTGAATGGTCAAAGCGATGTTCAAACCTTCGCCATGTCTCCCACTGGTATCAAGCTTGAAGAATTTGTTGTCACCGCTCCTCATATCAAGGGGTCCATGTCCTCCCTGATGGATGACCGTCGCGAATCATCTGAAGTTGTTGATGTGATCGGTGCTGAGCAGATGAAGAAGGCTGGAGACAGTGATGCAGCCTCGGCAATTCGAAGAGTTACGGGTCTTACGCTTGTTGATAGCAAGTATCCCTACATTCGAGGAACGGGGGGGCGTTATGTTTCCACATTCCTTAATGGTTTCAATTTACCCTCTCCAGATCCTTCGAAACGAGTCGTCCCGCTCGATATGTTTCCTACGGGAATTCTAGAAAGTATTAATGTAGTGAAAACCAGCTCTTCCGAATACTCGGGAGAATTTGGGGGTGGGCATATCCAGTTGAAGACAACATCGTTGCCAGAAGAATTCTTTGTCAAGTATTCTATGTCGGTATCAGCGGCACCTGGTAGCAATGATGGTCTGAGCTATGATGGAGGAGATCGTGACTGGCTTGGCTACGATGATGGCACCCGCCGTCTCCCTGGTCTTTTGAGGGTGGCAACTAAGAATGACCAGAAGCTAACGGAACGGAGCCTTGCCAATGTAGATGGCTTTAGTCCTGAGGAAATGCAACTGATTGGACGTTCCTTACCGAATAACTATAACGTTCAAGAGATTGAACTCCCAGTTAGTCGCGGAATGTCTCTATCGATGGGAGACGGCTATAATCTCGGTGGCAAATGGCGATTTGGTTGGCTTGCCAGTGGAATCTATGGCGACGAATGGGAAACAAATGTGCAACGCAAGGCTGAATATCAAGCTCCTGAGTACAAGAAAGATCCCTACTACGAATCTAATCAAACCGAGCGACTGGTTAAAATCGGTGCTACTGGTAGTCTTGGTTTTGACCTAGGCGAGCATCATCAGCTGCGTATGTTCACATCCCTATTACGTAGAACCTCGGACGAAACCTATTTCTCTGAAGGTAACAATGAAAACTGGGATGGAGAGTTCCGATCATACTTCCTGAAGTGGCAGGAACGAGAAATGATTCTTCGGCAGTATTGGGGATCTCATACGATGCCATTCCTAGGAGATCTGAAACTCGACTGGAGGTACGGAGTCGCTGATGCAGAGCTTTATCAGCCGGATACTCGGGAGTACCGCTACCAGATCAACAATGACCGTTGGGAGTTTAACACGCGAAAGGGTGGCAATAAGCGGAATTTCAGTGAGATGAAAGACGATAATGATGAGATGGGGGTTGATCTCACATTTCCTCAGAAATTTGGCGGCTTTGGTCTGACCTTAAAGACTGGCTATCACAAGATCGAGAGGAAACGAAATGGTAAGACAAGGCGCTATGGCTACGACTTAGCTGGCACTGTGTCGCCTCAGCTATTGCAGCAGGATCTGGAAACAATTTTTGCCGAAGACAACATTGGTCGAGATGGCTTTGTTATTAAAGAGTTGACCTTGGGAACGGATAGCTACCGAGGCCAGCAAGAGGTGAAAGCAACCTATGGACAGTTGGAGTTTGATTTTTTTGATACTGTCATTATAAGCGGTGGTCTCCGCCAAGAGGAGTCTAGCCAGTTTGTTAAGACTTTCGACTTGCACGCCCCGAATAATCAACCAGCATTAGCAGCATTGGTGAACGATCATAGTTTGCCATCGTTCAATACCACTTGGAAGTTCAGCACCGATATGCAGCTTAGATTCGCCTATAGCAAGTCTCTTGCGAGACCAGACTTTAGGGAACTTTCGCCTGCTCCTTACATCGATGACGAAACCGGAGATTCTATCCAAGGGAACGAAGAATTAGAAACAACTGTGATCGATGCTTACGATACTCGCTGGGAGTGGTATGGTCTTGCAAATGAAAGTGTTTCGTTTGCTGTCTTCTATAAAAATCTTGAAAAGCCTATCGAGGTGAGTATTGTTAATGGCTCAGAATACTTGAAATATAACAATGCAGAGGCAGCAACAACCTACGGTGCTGAAGTCGAGTGGCATAAGAACCTTGGGTTTATGGGGTCTTGGGCGAACAATTTCAAAACTGGTGGGAATATTGCCTACATGTATTCGCGAGTGAGGTTAAGCGAGGATCAGCAAGGGATTCAGACCAATGATGACAGGCCACTTCAAGGTCAGTCACCTTATGCAGTCAATCTCTATCTTTTCTACGACAACCTTAAGACTGACACAGAGCTAGGCCTTCTATTTAACCAAATGGGGCCCAGGATTGCGACTGTAGGTCAGAAACCCTTTGACGATGTTTATGAGCAGCCGCTACCTCAGCTAGATTTCACCGTGGGTCAGGCCTTCGCTGAAAACTATAAGCTCAGCTTTAAGGTCAAAAATATTCTTGATGCTGACTCGAAATATAAGCAAGAGGGTCGTGAGACAGCTTTTAAAGAAAAGAGCCGCGAGTACAGCTTGGGGCTCTCTGCAAAGTTCTAG
- a CDS encoding tetratricopeptide repeat protein, giving the protein MSILKKVLMALMMACLAVPTFAQDQEGVDYLSLAGRLMRDGDYQRAEEILKKVPPNEVETEKYKTIRGLLWLYQEDYDAALESFDHIIEGGTEDRYVYIYKGQALYGLKMYEKALKVFARVDDLSASIPSIYLIRGRAHWSLNQKPQAWQMMARGEERFQDDFRFMRLRLTWMIEEGLLEQAYQLGAQIIGKNLFAMDDQMAIAAGLRNAGAHEQAIKLLEILRLRYPSSPNVLIQLAYSYMKRDKLLTAAQMFEKASYFNEKYIFEAAELYRRAGTYGLAMSLNHKIKDQKQKFRQRLAILIAMGDYESATFTEPELDRLGLLQQEELRYALAYAYFKTGALDKVEEHLARITEPGLFKKAVALRKEIANCQSSLNCV; this is encoded by the coding sequence ATGAGTATTTTGAAGAAGGTCTTAATGGCTCTCATGATGGCTTGCTTAGCTGTGCCAACATTCGCCCAAGACCAAGAAGGTGTAGACTATCTCAGCCTTGCCGGGCGCTTGATGCGTGATGGTGACTATCAACGAGCTGAAGAGATTCTGAAGAAAGTTCCACCGAATGAGGTTGAGACCGAAAAGTACAAAACCATTCGAGGTCTTTTATGGTTGTACCAGGAAGACTATGATGCAGCTTTGGAGAGCTTCGATCATATCATTGAAGGCGGAACCGAAGATCGCTATGTCTATATCTACAAGGGACAGGCGCTCTATGGACTGAAGATGTATGAAAAGGCTCTCAAAGTATTTGCAAGAGTTGATGACCTGAGTGCTTCCATACCATCGATCTATCTTATTCGCGGGCGGGCTCATTGGAGCCTTAATCAGAAACCCCAGGCCTGGCAAATGATGGCGCGGGGTGAAGAACGCTTTCAGGATGATTTTAGGTTTATGAGGCTGCGTCTGACTTGGATGATCGAAGAGGGATTATTGGAACAAGCCTACCAGTTGGGAGCCCAGATCATCGGGAAGAACCTTTTTGCCATGGATGATCAGATGGCGATTGCAGCTGGTCTTAGAAACGCAGGGGCTCATGAGCAGGCTATCAAGCTTTTAGAAATACTAAGGCTTCGTTATCCATCTTCCCCCAATGTACTGATTCAACTCGCATACAGTTACATGAAACGAGATAAGCTTTTAACAGCAGCACAGATGTTTGAAAAGGCCTCATACTTCAACGAAAAGTACATTTTCGAAGCGGCAGAACTCTATCGTCGTGCAGGGACCTATGGGCTGGCCATGTCACTAAATCATAAGATCAAAGATCAAAAACAAAAGTTTCGCCAACGTCTCGCGATTCTCATTGCCATGGGTGACTATGAATCCGCAACATTCACGGAGCCGGAACTTGATCGACTTGGTCTATTGCAGCAAGAAGAGCTGCGATATGCCTTGGCTTATGCTTACTTTAAGACAGGAGCACTGGATAAGGTGGAAGAGCATCTGGCTAGAATCACCGAGCCGGGCTTGTTCAAGAAGGCTGTGGCATTGCGTAAAGAAATTGCAAACTGTCAGAGTTCACTCAACTGCGTTTAA
- a CDS encoding energy transducer TonB, protein MSQRTTFSKKLVAGCFFVLGPLFVVFAILSLNRLLVELDLAPKTESTHFAVNKTPKKTSQNEVKPKPKPKPRKRPDNINPNLDSILAGSSFGLESYEWLDGDALGGDLLDDIKNAAMTADTVEQPPVVTKTASLEYPEFARKKGIKGYVTINLLVTAAGQVEKTQVIESVPDGIFDQVALAAVKQWNFQPGMNKGRRVAVWVEQTIKFSLN, encoded by the coding sequence ATGAGTCAGCGTACCACTTTTTCTAAGAAGTTAGTCGCTGGATGTTTCTTTGTATTAGGTCCCCTGTTCGTTGTATTTGCAATCTTGAGTTTAAATCGCCTGCTTGTGGAGCTAGATCTAGCTCCCAAAACGGAAAGCACTCACTTTGCAGTGAACAAGACTCCCAAAAAGACATCTCAGAACGAAGTGAAGCCGAAGCCTAAGCCTAAGCCTAGAAAACGGCCCGACAATATTAATCCTAATCTTGACAGCATTCTTGCTGGTTCTAGTTTTGGTTTAGAGTCATATGAATGGTTGGATGGCGATGCTCTCGGTGGTGATCTGCTCGACGATATTAAGAATGCCGCTATGACAGCAGACACTGTAGAACAGCCACCTGTGGTAACGAAAACCGCGTCCCTCGAATATCCTGAGTTTGCAAGGAAGAAGGGGATCAAGGGTTATGTAACCATCAACCTGCTGGTAACCGCGGCAGGTCAGGTTGAGAAGACTCAGGTAATTGAGTCCGTTCCCGATGGAATTTTCGATCAGGTTGCACTTGCAGCGGTCAAACAGTGGAATTTCCAACCAGGAATGAATAAAGGTCGTCGTGTTGCGGTCTGGGTCGAGCAAACCATAAAGTTTTCTCTTAATTAG
- a CDS encoding ExbD/TolR family protein yields MKLRRKKEQMQGIDISPLIDMVFILLIFFMVSTTFNKDMKLDLNRPGASTATAASTKSVRIYIDANSDIYVDEQLTKPWVLQSKVREILSSNKEKPILVVTDKGVPSEKLIEVVDQCRMGGAKDVGVATEKEAGA; encoded by the coding sequence ATGAAACTCAGACGAAAAAAAGAACAGATGCAGGGTATCGATATTTCGCCCCTCATAGATATGGTTTTCATTCTACTTATTTTCTTCATGGTGAGTACCACCTTTAATAAGGACATGAAGTTAGACCTCAACCGCCCTGGGGCATCGACAGCCACGGCAGCGTCGACAAAGTCAGTTCGTATCTATATTGATGCTAATAGCGACATCTATGTAGATGAACAGCTTACCAAGCCTTGGGTATTGCAAAGTAAGGTGAGAGAAATCTTGTCGTCCAATAAAGAGAAGCCCATTCTTGTTGTAACAGACAAGGGAGTTCCATCAGAGAAACTAATCGAAGTTGTCGATCAGTGTCGGATGGGAGGCGCTAAAGATGTTGGCGTCGCAACTGAGAAGGAGGCAGGGGCATAA
- a CDS encoding MotA/TolQ/ExbB proton channel family protein, protein MDLINQSLDLLQMGGWVTIPLLLSSALMWYAIAHRWMNLNRGYQGTIRKLVKDALADKLQGDSVVIRAARNAAETYFMFKSHTSLKSVLAEESKVFERELARHRPLLETLVMTAPLMGLLGTVIGMIETFESLGDMTLFTQSGGIAGGISQALITTQMGLIIAIPGLLCDRFLKRREELLRDEIYQMQEVVCQI, encoded by the coding sequence ATGGATCTAATAAACCAAAGCCTTGACCTCCTGCAAATGGGAGGCTGGGTGACTATCCCATTGCTTCTTTCAAGTGCCCTAATGTGGTATGCCATCGCTCATCGATGGATGAATCTAAATCGTGGCTATCAGGGCACGATTCGAAAACTTGTCAAAGATGCTTTAGCCGACAAGCTTCAGGGCGACTCAGTTGTGATTCGTGCTGCTAGAAACGCGGCAGAGACGTATTTCATGTTCAAGTCTCATACTAGCCTCAAGTCGGTGCTAGCAGAAGAGTCCAAAGTATTTGAGAGGGAGCTGGCTCGACACCGCCCCCTTCTTGAAACTTTAGTGATGACTGCTCCGTTGATGGGGCTTTTAGGAACGGTTATTGGCATGATTGAAACATTTGAATCTCTGGGAGATATGACTTTATTCACTCAGTCGGGTGGCATAGCAGGAGGAATCTCTCAGGCTTTAATCACAACGCAGATGGGCTTGATCATTGCAATTCCTGGCTTGTTGTGTGACCGATTCCTAAAACGCCGGGAAGAGCTTCTGCGGGATGAAATCTACCAAATGCAAGAAGTTGTTTGCCAAATATAG
- a CDS encoding MotA/TolQ/ExbB proton channel family protein — MLRAITLSLLMTAMASNSFGQENQAGRETKKPELQVSSLEEAYQKEFIFLRKQKSLLEERLRRQEQNAKKTIDEVNQSIGSLQRRHFELKTQVEQKNRELTRLEGELIDFDEQKANLENTLLQSNTSLEKLGYEVADDGKGFVEKLSFNFQQGTRALSDLNQVRQETGEFFLADGRKVTGDIQYIGQVAAFGKSDSGSGALAPAGLGKLKVWISPEGNRIPVPDNQNQSDSISLFVFDSLEKDYESRKAKEIMDTLQAGGMIGWVITGLGFVALLTIAIRALILRKAQSSQKTVEGNLEQYLAQNDFSGAEEMCQKAGGSTASLVSLALRNLGSPKFEDIVSEGYIEQSNKIDRFSTFILVVSAVAPLLGLLGTVTGMIATFDIITEIGTGDPKLLSSGISEALVTTMLGLIVAIPALLLGNMLTSWGENLKGDMEKLVLRVSNAFSKA, encoded by the coding sequence ATGTTACGAGCAATCACACTAAGCCTATTAATGACAGCCATGGCCAGCAACTCCTTTGGCCAAGAAAATCAGGCGGGCCGAGAAACTAAGAAACCAGAGTTACAAGTTTCAAGCCTGGAAGAAGCTTATCAAAAAGAATTTATCTTTCTTCGCAAGCAAAAAAGTCTGTTAGAAGAACGGCTTCGCAGGCAAGAACAAAACGCGAAGAAGACTATCGACGAGGTCAATCAAAGTATCGGCTCGTTGCAGAGACGACATTTCGAACTGAAAACACAGGTTGAACAGAAGAATAGAGAGTTGACTCGTTTGGAAGGAGAGCTGATCGACTTTGATGAGCAAAAAGCAAACTTAGAAAATACCCTTCTTCAATCGAACACAAGTTTAGAAAAGCTTGGTTACGAAGTCGCTGATGACGGTAAGGGGTTTGTCGAGAAGTTAAGCTTCAATTTTCAGCAAGGAACTAGAGCTCTAAGTGATCTTAACCAAGTGAGACAGGAAACAGGAGAGTTCTTTCTTGCTGATGGTCGTAAGGTTACCGGAGATATTCAATACATTGGTCAGGTGGCAGCTTTTGGAAAAAGTGATTCAGGATCAGGCGCTCTTGCCCCAGCGGGATTAGGTAAGCTAAAAGTCTGGATCTCTCCAGAAGGAAATAGAATCCCGGTACCAGATAATCAAAACCAAAGCGATAGCATCTCGCTATTCGTATTTGACTCCTTAGAAAAAGACTATGAGAGCCGCAAGGCTAAGGAAATTATGGACACGCTCCAAGCTGGTGGAATGATCGGTTGGGTTATCACCGGACTGGGCTTCGTGGCCTTATTGACGATCGCGATTCGAGCATTGATCCTACGTAAGGCGCAGTCTTCACAAAAAACCGTAGAAGGGAACTTAGAGCAATACCTTGCCCAGAACGACTTTTCAGGTGCTGAAGAAATGTGTCAGAAAGCTGGTGGGTCGACGGCTAGCCTTGTAAGCTTGGCACTACGAAATCTTGGTAGTCCAAAATTCGAAGATATCGTGTCCGAAGGATATATAGAGCAAAGTAATAAGATTGATCGCTTCAGTACATTCATCCTCGTAGTTTCCGCGGTAGCACCTCTTCTAGGTCTTTTGGGAACAGTCACGGGAATGATTGCGACCTTCGATATCATCACAGAAATCGGTACGGGCGATCCCAAGCTGCTTTCAAGTGGTATCTCCGAAGCACTCGTGACGACGATGTTGGGTCTTATCGTAGCAATTCCAGCACTCTTACTAGGAAACATGCTGACATCTTGGGGTGAAAACCTAAAGGGTGATATGGAAAAGCTTGTTCTTCGTGTGAGCAATGCTTTTAGCAAGGCCTAG